A portion of the Macaca mulatta isolate MMU2019108-1 chromosome 2, T2T-MMU8v2.0, whole genome shotgun sequence genome contains these proteins:
- the LOC144339474 gene encoding LOW QUALITY PROTEIN: uncharacterized protein LOC144339474 (The sequence of the model RefSeq protein was modified relative to this genomic sequence to represent the inferred CDS: deleted 1 base in 1 codon; substituted 1 base at 1 genomic stop codon) → MARTQGACARAPPPPAPRSSRQPAPLAPRPWSPRARLPRSRPSAIPPDWGHAGGKDSAGWCAGGPAPRATHAPSQQLGADGSEAVAQDTRRRLGPPTAPWPRAEWPGRGDLSPGTQCPPWPDPDPGGKGPRASPRVVDGAVGIPEGFTGRTWPEKRPDPRCARAAAVGAAPVCLPGVGDRARPLRPEGTPKCPLSAKSGAGPSAPPVSLGFRRRRAVNLESSCSEGAQDSXELGRRAQSPEPREESEPRRRLRAGPATRGDRERLRCLNSPPSPERRCPWDIHPPTCSGKFPPGGSSRATETRELPIRLPGPERSSRTGPRGAPTARRKSRVPSVCQAQAQATSLNHSGKYPTSGTYSKSRRWLDLNPDFF, encoded by the exons ATGGCACGGACGCAGGGCGCATGCGCCcgcgcccccccacccccagctccgcGGTCCTCCAGGCAGCCTGCGCCCCTCGCGCCGCGCCCGTGGAGCCCCCGGGCCCGGCTGCCCCGCTCCCGCCCCAGCGCCATCCCTCCCGACTGGGGCCACGCGGGAGGCAAGGACTCCGCAGGCTGGTGTGCCGGGGGTCCGGCGCCGCGGGCCACCCACGCCCCCAGCCAGCAACTCGGCGCGGACGGCTCCGAGGCCGTGGCGCAGGACACGCGGCGGCGCCTCGGGCCCCCGACGGCGCCGTGGCCCCGAGCTGAATGGCCCGGAAGAGGAGACCTTTCCCCGGGAACCCAGTGCCCGCCTTGGCCCGACCCCGACCCAGGAGGGAAGGGCCCCCGCGCCTCACCTCGGGTTGTGGACGGAGCGGTGGGGATCCCAGAGGGGTTCACGGGTCGGACCTGGC CAGAGAAGCGGCCGGATCCCAGATGCGCGCGTGCCGCCGCCGTAGGGGCTGCGCCCGTTTGCCTGCCCGGCGTCGGGGATCGGGCGCGCCCTCTGAGACCTGAAGGGACACCCAAGTGCCCCCTGTCTGCGAAGTCCGGCGCGGGCCCTTCGGCGCCCCCGGTGTCTCTAGGCTTTCGCAGGAGGCGCGCTGTAAATCTTGAGTCTTCCTGCAGCGAGGGGGCACAGGACAGCTAAGAATTGGGACGA AGAGCCCAGAGCCCCGAGCCCCGGGAAGAATCAGAACCTCGAAGGCGGCTTCGAGCCGGCCCCGCAACCCGAGGTGACCGTGAGCGGTTACGTTGCCTGAACTCGCCCCCTTCTCCTGAGCGCAGGTGCCCGTGGGACATACACCCGCCCACCTGCTCCGGAAAGTTCCCTCCAGGAGGGAGTTCCCGCGCCACCGAGACCCGGGAGCTCCCGATCAGACTCCCAGGCCCTGAAAGGAGTTCTCGGACAGGGCCCAGAGGCGCCCCCACCGCAAGAAGAAAGTCTAGGGTTCCCTCCGTGTGCCAGGCGCAAGCTCAAGCCACCTCCCTCAACCACTCTGGGAAATATCCCACTTCAGGAACTTACTCAAAGTCACGCCGCTggctggatttgaatccagatttTTTTTAG